A DNA window from Vidua macroura isolate BioBank_ID:100142 chromosome 28, ASM2450914v1, whole genome shotgun sequence contains the following coding sequences:
- the EGR3 gene encoding LOW QUALITY PROTEIN: early growth response protein 3 (The sequence of the model RefSeq protein was modified relative to this genomic sequence to represent the inferred CDS: deleted 1 base in 1 codon) gives MTGKLLEKLPGTMNTLMNQLPDNLYPEEIPNSLNIFSSTSDSVAHYNQMAADNVMDIGLANEKAGQELSSYSGTFQPAPGNKTVTYLGKFAFDSPSNWCQDNIISLMSAGILGVPPSSGALTSTQSSAGSMGPPQGEVDQMYPALPPYSSCSDLYPEPVSFHDPQSNPGLTYSPQDYQAAKPALDSNLFPMIPDYNLYHHPNDMGTITEHKPFQSLDPIRVNPPPITPLETIKAFKDKQIHPGFGGLPQPPLTLKPIRPRKYPNRPSKTPLHERPHACPAEGCDRRFSRSDELTRHLRIHTGHKPFQCRICMRSFSRSDHLTTHIRTHTGEKPFACEFCGRKFARSDERKRHAKIHLKQKEKKAEKGSGVQPPAAPPAAAATTSPPVALAPAVTTCA, from the exons ATGACAGGCAAACTACTGGAGAAGCTGCCGGGGACCATGAACACTTTGATGAACCAATTGCCTGACAATCTGTACCCAGAGGAGATCCCCAACTCTTTGAATATCTTCTCCAGCACCAGCGACTCGGTGGCTCACTACAACCAGATGGCTGCAG ATAATGTTATGGACATTGGCTTAGCGAACGAAAAGGCCGGTCAGGAATTGTCCTCCTACTCGGGCACTTTTCAACCCGCCCCGGGCAACAAGACTGTCACCTACCTGGGGAAATTCGCTTTTGACTCGCCCTCCAACTGGTGCCAGGACAACATCATCAGCCTGATGAGCGCCGGCATCCTGGGGGTGCCGCCGTCCTCGGGCGCGCTCACCAGCACGCAGAGCTCGGCGGGCAGCATGGGGCCGCCGCAGGGCGAGGTGGACCAGATGTACCCCGCGCTGCCGCCCTACTCCTCCTGCAGTGACCTCTACCCAGAGCCTGTCTCCTTCCACGACCCCCAGAGCAACCCTGGCCTCACCTACTCCCCCCAGGATTACCAGGCGGCCAAGCCCGCCTTGGACAGCAACCTCTTCCCCATGATCCCAGACTATAACCTCTACCACCACCCCAACGACATGGGCACCATCACGGAGCACAAACCCTTCCAGAGCTTGGACCCCATCCGCGTCAACCCGCCCCCCATAACCCCGCTGGAGACCATCAAGGCCTTCAAGGACAAGCAGATCCACCCGGGTTTCGGGGGGCTGCCGCAGCCGCCCCTCACCCTCAAGCCCATCCGACCCCGCAAGTATCCCAACCGGCCCAGCAAGACACCGCTGCACGAGCGGCCCCACGCCTGCCCGGCCGAGGGGTGCGACCGCCGCTTCTCCCGCTCCGACGAGCTCACCCGCCACCTTCGCATCCACACGGGCCACAAGCCCTTCCAGTGCCGCATCTGCATGCGGAGCTTCAGCCGCAGCGACCACCTCACCACCCACATCCGCACCCACACCGGCGAGAAGCCCTTCGCCTGCGAGTTCTGCGGCCGCAAGTTCGCCCGCTCCGACGAGCGCAAGCGGCACGCCAAGATCCACCTCaagcagaaggagaagaaggccgAGAAGGGCTCGGGTGTGCAGccccccgccgcgcccccc gccgccgccgccaccaccTCGCCCCCCGTCGCCCTCGCCCCTGCCGTCACCACGTGCGCTTGA
- the LOC128820167 gene encoding translation initiation factor IF-2-like: MAGAAAFPGPAADPNQKAGNLTTLPTLSYPGNTRKDHGANASHQHCQPGLGTGRRTLVGRSTPAELDLRAPRDPQSPGLGSSSTIPAPGFQPPSPSLGKDPTTTRHHSKHPSASKLLLPLVPRARASASAETQPFIFIPSDPGWEKKSPAGAAPGAIWRAKGAGALPAEAARSSLVAQSYPGSRGSRRQNGDGVKAAAARAGKNSMGGQGQSKDMADFWGEVGFPNPGWVPQSRLGAPIPGREDGASRLRGHPAGSCCAVLWIELKQREGD; the protein is encoded by the exons ATGGCCggagcagcagcttttccaggccCGGCTGCAGATCCAAAtcaaaaagcaggaaatctGACAACGTTGCCAACGCTTTCATACCCTGGGAACACCAGGAAAGACCACGGTGCCAACGCcagccaccagcactgccagccaggCCTTGGGACAGGAAGGAGGACACTTGTGGGACGCTccaccccagcagagctggaccTGCGCGCACCGAGGGACCCCCAGAGCCCCGGTCTGGGATCCTCCAGCACAATCCCAGCTCCGGGATTCCAgcctccatccccatccctggggaagGATCCAACCACCACACGCCACCACTCCAAACATCCAAGCGCCTCCAAACTCCTTCTCCCACTCGTTCCTCGTGCCCGTGCGAGCGCCAGCGCTGAAACCCAGCCGTTTATTTTTATCCCGAGCgatccaggctgggaaaaaaaatcccctgcgGGCGCTGCCCCCGGGGCGATTTGGCGGGCGAAGGGCGCGGGAGCATTACCGGCTGAAGCGGCGCGATCCTCTTTGGTGGCCCAAAGTTATCCCGGCAGCCGCGGAAGCCGCCGGCAAAATGGTGACGGGGTCAAGGCGGCGGCGGCACGAGCAGGGAAAAACAGCATGGGAGGTCAAGGACAAAGCAAGGACATGGCGGATTTTTGGGGAGAGG TTGGGTTCCCCAATCCCGGTTGGGTTCCCCAATCCCGGTTGGGTGCTCCCATCCCGGGACGTGAGGACGGAGCCAGTCGCCTTCGGGGTCACCCAGCGGGGTCTTGCTGTGCCGTCCTGTGGATAGAACTGAAGCAGAGGGAGGGggactga